The proteins below are encoded in one region of Phycisphaerae bacterium:
- a CDS encoding tyrosine recombinase XerC, with the protein MNENVTLIDEFLNYLRFERHFSPHTAKCYAADLHQFCDFLRGNEAGSEGGASGAYDPLVQNGNGGGVATAVAPPRPRTVTTNERDLLVAVDTEDVRRFLAFLKEREYSKSTTARKLATLRSFYKFCMKRTYIQSHPLASIRTPKQDKRLPKFLEEEQVRKLLETPDVTTLLGARDRAMLETMYSTGVRVSELVDLNIADVDFVGEALHIRGKGKKARVTPIAPTALAWIRRYTDLRRSDPRSSSFNQEAVFVNKHGQRLSTRSVRRKLDKYLAIAGLDPSISPHTLRHSFATHMLNRGADLRAVQELLGHQSLSTTQIYTHVTTARMKQAY; encoded by the coding sequence ATGAATGAGAATGTCACATTGATCGACGAGTTCCTCAATTACCTGCGGTTTGAACGGCACTTCTCGCCTCATACGGCCAAGTGCTACGCCGCGGACCTGCACCAGTTCTGCGATTTCCTCCGCGGCAACGAGGCCGGGTCCGAGGGAGGCGCGAGCGGTGCCTACGATCCGCTGGTCCAGAACGGGAACGGCGGGGGTGTCGCGACAGCCGTGGCCCCGCCGCGGCCGCGGACGGTGACGACCAACGAGCGCGATCTGCTTGTGGCCGTCGACACCGAGGACGTGCGCAGGTTTCTCGCCTTCCTCAAGGAACGTGAGTACTCCAAGAGCACGACCGCGCGCAAGCTGGCCACGCTGCGCAGCTTCTACAAGTTCTGTATGAAGCGGACCTATATCCAGAGCCACCCCCTGGCCAGCATCCGAACACCCAAGCAGGACAAGCGGCTGCCCAAGTTCCTGGAAGAGGAACAGGTCCGCAAGCTGCTCGAGACGCCGGACGTGACCACCCTTCTGGGAGCCCGTGATCGGGCCATGCTCGAGACCATGTACTCGACCGGCGTGCGGGTCAGCGAGCTGGTCGACCTGAACATCGCGGACGTCGATTTCGTGGGCGAGGCCCTGCACATCCGGGGCAAGGGCAAGAAGGCCCGCGTCACCCCCATCGCGCCGACCGCCCTGGCCTGGATCCGACGCTACACCGACCTTCGCCGCTCCGATCCCCGGTCATCCAGCTTCAACCAGGAAGCCGTCTTCGTGAACAAGCACGGGCAGCGGCTCAGCACCCGCAGTGTCCGCCGCAAGCTCGACAAGTACCTGGCCATAGCCGGGCTCGACCCGTCGATCAGCCCGCACACCCTGCGGCACAGCTTCGCCACCCACATGCTCAATCGCGGGGCCGACCTGCGGGCGGTGCAGGAACTCCTCGGGCATCAGTCATTGTCCACCACCCAGATCTACACCCACGTGACCACCGCCCGGATGAAACAGGCCTATGA
- a CDS encoding PD40 domain-containing protein, whose translation MSTQRAWWTTTTLLVAVWLPNGCSREEPAPPLDQVATEIRPIEPLLPTAGDPELTLFGELPERARVPFHARAATPMEQHTFTTEGADFDVDVSPDGKWMVFASTRHSMRPDIYLKTINGRAVTQLCSDPASDVEPCFSPDGKSVVFASNRSGNWDLWLIGLDGGRPRQLTNSPMHEIHPSFAPEGKRLAYCAYNARADQWELWTVQLDLANSNRMIGTGLFPEWSPIGDSILYQRARERGGRWFSIWRTDLEMGEPRYPTEVAASPDMALIQPGWSPDGQWIAYGTAKPGAGGETPDTTRPILSRGDIWVIRADGTSPLQLTDGEGMHFSPTWGVDQRVYFSSRQTGAENLWSVRPALAPIMPSAAAAEGGTNQDLSAKAVTERTGRQAARVDQN comes from the coding sequence ATGAGCACGCAACGAGCATGGTGGACCACGACCACCCTTCTGGTAGCAGTCTGGCTGCCGAACGGCTGCTCCCGGGAGGAGCCCGCCCCGCCCCTTGACCAGGTCGCCACCGAGATCCGACCGATCGAACCCCTCCTACCCACCGCCGGGGATCCTGAACTGACCTTGTTCGGCGAACTCCCCGAGCGAGCCCGGGTGCCCTTCCATGCCCGGGCGGCCACCCCCATGGAGCAGCATACCTTCACCACCGAAGGAGCGGATTTCGACGTGGATGTCTCTCCCGACGGCAAGTGGATGGTCTTCGCCTCCACGCGGCATTCGATGCGCCCGGACATCTACCTGAAGACGATCAACGGCCGGGCGGTCACGCAGCTGTGCTCCGATCCGGCCTCGGACGTGGAACCCTGCTTTAGCCCGGACGGCAAGTCCGTGGTCTTTGCCAGCAACCGGTCGGGCAACTGGGATCTGTGGCTGATCGGCCTGGACGGCGGGCGGCCCCGGCAACTCACCAACTCGCCGATGCACGAGATTCACCCCTCCTTTGCCCCGGAAGGCAAGCGGCTGGCCTACTGCGCGTATAACGCTCGGGCCGATCAGTGGGAGCTTTGGACAGTCCAGCTAGATCTTGCGAACTCTAATCGGATGATCGGCACAGGCCTGTTCCCCGAATGGAGCCCGATCGGAGACAGCATCCTCTACCAGCGAGCCCGCGAACGCGGCGGACGGTGGTTCAGTATCTGGCGAACCGACCTGGAGATGGGCGAGCCGCGATACCCGACCGAAGTGGCGGCCAGCCCCGACATGGCCCTCATCCAGCCCGGTTGGAGCCCGGATGGGCAGTGGATTGCCTATGGGACGGCCAAGCCGGGCGCGGGCGGCGAGACGCCGGACACCACCCGTCCAATCCTGAGCCGGGGAGATATCTGGGTCATTCGGGCGGACGGAACTTCGCCGCTGCAGCTCACCGACGGCGAAGGCATGCATTTCAGCCCGACCTGGGGCGTTGATCAACGCGTGTACTTCAGCTCCCGCCAGACCGGGGCCGAGAACCTCTGGTCGGTCCGGCCGGCGCTGGCTCCGATAATGCCTTCGGCGGCGGCGGCCGAAGGGGGAACGAACCAAGATCTCTCGGCCAAGGCGGTCACGGAAAGAACCGGGCGGCAGGCCGCCAGGGTTGACCAGAATTGA